One Sphaerisporangium krabiense DNA segment encodes these proteins:
- a CDS encoding STAS domain-containing protein, translating into MELKVSTRSHAGHAILTVVGEIDLYTAPRLQAEFTRLLETGPDLVVIDMSGVEFCDSTGMNVLLSALKRMRERGGALEVASPRPAVRKILQVTGLDSVFTVHDTIPAELLPAEHPG; encoded by the coding sequence GTGGAGCTCAAGGTCTCGACTCGATCACATGCCGGACACGCCATCCTGACGGTTGTCGGCGAAATCGACCTATATACGGCGCCGCGCCTGCAGGCGGAGTTCACCCGCCTGCTGGAGACCGGCCCCGATCTGGTCGTCATAGACATGTCCGGCGTGGAGTTCTGCGACTCGACGGGCATGAACGTCCTGCTGTCCGCGCTCAAGCGCATGCGCGAGCGCGGCGGCGCCCTGGAGGTCGCCTCGCCGCGCCCCGCGGTCCGGAAGATCCTCCAGGTCACGGGGCTCGACTCGGTGTTCACCGTGCACGACACGATTCCCGCCGAGTTGCTGCCCGCCGAGCATCCCGGCTAG
- a CDS encoding response regulator transcription factor, which yields MAHRSRILVVDDDPTVAEVVVKYLERDGHAVESVGDGAEALRRALANPPDLLVLDLMLPGMDGLQVCKKLRERWPVPVIMLTALGEEIDRVVGLETGADDYVTKPFSPRELALRVQSVLRRARGTLVAGGTGVLRDLDLTVDVGAHEVRLRGEEITLTAREFDLLAHLMRNPRQAFSRAALLDQVWGWSFGDTSTVTVHVRRLREKIEADPTTPRRIVTVWGVGYRYEPLDGTPR from the coding sequence ATGGCACACCGTTCCCGCATCCTCGTGGTCGACGACGACCCGACCGTCGCCGAGGTCGTCGTCAAGTACCTCGAACGCGACGGCCACGCCGTCGAGAGCGTCGGCGACGGCGCCGAGGCGCTGCGCAGGGCCCTGGCCAACCCGCCCGACCTGCTGGTCCTCGACCTGATGCTCCCCGGCATGGACGGCCTGCAGGTCTGCAAGAAGCTCAGGGAACGCTGGCCGGTCCCGGTGATCATGCTCACCGCGCTCGGCGAGGAGATCGACCGCGTCGTCGGCCTGGAGACCGGGGCCGACGACTACGTCACCAAGCCCTTCAGCCCGCGCGAGCTGGCGCTGCGCGTCCAGTCCGTCCTGCGCCGCGCCCGCGGCACCCTGGTCGCCGGCGGCACCGGCGTCCTGCGCGACCTCGACCTGACCGTGGACGTGGGCGCCCACGAGGTGCGGCTGCGCGGCGAGGAGATCACGCTCACCGCCCGCGAGTTCGACCTGCTCGCCCACCTCATGCGCAACCCCCGGCAGGCGTTCAGCCGGGCCGCCCTGCTCGACCAGGTGTGGGGATGGTCCTTCGGCGACACCTCCACCGTCACCGTCCACGTCCGCCGGCTCCGCGAGAAGATCGAGGCCGACCCGACCACGCCACGCAGGATCGTCACGGTCTGGGGGGTCGGATACCGCTACGAGCCCCTCGACGGCACACCCCGGTGA
- a CDS encoding arginine deiminase, translating into MNGADSEVGRLATVLLHRPGAELKRLTPRNNDKLLFDSIPWVGRAQEEHDAFAEALRTHGVEVLYVAELLQDTLEYESAREEIIPAVLQERQLGDTLAALTRQYLADLDPERLAHALIAGIAHEELKTGRGLVYGLLDRHDFVIDPLPNLLFTRDSSVWIGDKVAVTSLAMPARARESNLTRLIYTHHPRFAGTEHLYEPWLEHVEGGDVLLMGPGVIAVGTGERTTPAGVERLCRRVFAAGLAHTVLAVPIAQQRATMHLDTICTMVDVDTVVMYPPVAYSLQAYTITSMGDGELRVFEPRPFLEAAAQAMGVERVKVIDTGLDPVTAEREQWDDGNNTLALAPRVAVAYERNVETNARLEAAGVRVIRIAGSELGSGRGGPRCMSCPISRERLAALV; encoded by the coding sequence ATGAACGGTGCCGACAGCGAGGTCGGACGCCTGGCGACGGTGCTCCTGCACCGCCCCGGCGCCGAGCTCAAGCGGCTGACCCCTCGCAACAACGACAAGCTGCTCTTCGACTCCATCCCCTGGGTGGGCCGGGCCCAGGAGGAGCACGACGCGTTCGCCGAGGCGCTGCGCACGCACGGCGTCGAAGTGCTCTACGTCGCCGAGCTGCTGCAGGACACCCTGGAGTACGAGTCCGCGCGGGAGGAGATCATTCCCGCCGTGCTCCAGGAGCGGCAGCTCGGGGACACCCTCGCCGCCCTGACCCGGCAGTACCTCGCCGACCTGGACCCCGAGAGGCTCGCCCACGCTCTGATCGCCGGCATCGCCCACGAGGAGCTGAAGACCGGCAGGGGCCTGGTGTACGGCCTGCTCGACCGGCACGACTTCGTGATCGACCCGCTGCCCAACCTGCTGTTCACCCGCGACTCCAGCGTGTGGATCGGCGACAAGGTGGCCGTGACCAGCCTCGCCATGCCCGCCCGTGCGCGTGAGAGCAACCTCACCCGCCTGATCTACACCCACCACCCGCGCTTCGCCGGCACCGAGCACCTGTACGAGCCGTGGCTCGAACACGTGGAGGGCGGCGACGTGCTGCTGATGGGGCCGGGCGTGATCGCGGTGGGCACCGGGGAGCGCACGACGCCGGCCGGGGTGGAGCGGCTGTGCCGCAGGGTCTTCGCGGCGGGTCTCGCGCACACCGTGCTGGCCGTGCCGATCGCCCAGCAGCGGGCCACGATGCACCTCGACACGATCTGCACGATGGTGGACGTGGACACGGTGGTCATGTACCCGCCGGTCGCGTACTCGCTGCAGGCGTACACGATCACGTCGATGGGGGACGGGGAGCTCCGGGTCTTCGAGCCGCGCCCGTTCCTGGAGGCGGCGGCGCAGGCGATGGGGGTCGAGCGGGTCAAGGTGATCGACACCGGGCTGGACCCGGTGACGGCGGAGCGGGAGCAGTGGGACGACGGGAACAACACGCTCGCCCTCGCGCCGCGCGTGGCGGTCGCCTACGAGCGCAATGTGGAGACGAACGCCCGTCTTGAGGCCGCCGGTGTGCGAGTGATCCGAATTGCCGGGAGCGAACTCGGCAGCGGCCGGGGCGGTCCGCGCTGTATGTCCTGCCCTATCAGCAGAGAACGGCTAGCCGCACTCGTGTAG
- a CDS encoding sensor histidine kinase, whose translation MSDDRVEIADEGFAHAVLASAANAVVALDRDLNVLMWNPAAERLFGFAAADVTGRRVPLVPDELTAEHHAVLERVRTGGPVSLRTKRRHRDGSLVDVGVDMSALRSESGALLGYVSVYHLIADDADARDRGARRARLVRRLTDVVADINAELELPAVLDRIAASLTELTGADAGGFVLIEDERLRLVSAHGLPGRLKGATADLRSSLVGKLLRTGKTVLLETNDRTALDELIWSELPGLHTIALGVAAVGGRPYGALYALFAEGTAGHIELELLELLAGHAGIALGNAMAYQDAVRQRAHERAVVDASADGIAVLDDLGLVRQWNPAAEELTGVRARDVIGGRPPFPLPAPGQKLTTQLATGRWLDVVSAEIVETGEIVVDFRDVTRAKELEEAKDLFLATTSHELRTPITVVQGFAHTLDARWDKLSDAERRSAVRTIAERSRALGQLMDHLLLGARAGAEELKVRVESFDLGERARAATLGLPVLSDRHRVEVEIPADLPWVDGDALATDILLGQLLENAFKYSPDGGLIRVVAWRETDLVVLVVDDEGVGIPPDDRERVFERFVQADSGDRRRFGGVGLGLYIARSLARAQGGELTAHSRLGGGTRMRFVLRTAPAYIGSDTPNR comes from the coding sequence ATGAGTGACGACAGGGTAGAGATCGCCGATGAAGGCTTTGCTCACGCTGTCCTCGCGAGCGCGGCGAACGCCGTCGTGGCCCTCGACCGTGATCTCAACGTCCTGATGTGGAACCCCGCCGCGGAGCGCCTGTTCGGCTTCGCCGCGGCCGACGTCACCGGGCGCAGGGTGCCGCTGGTGCCGGACGAGCTGACGGCCGAGCACCACGCCGTCCTGGAGCGCGTCCGCACCGGCGGCCCGGTGTCGCTGCGCACCAAGCGCCGCCACCGCGACGGCTCGCTGGTGGACGTCGGCGTCGACATGAGCGCGCTCCGCTCCGAGAGCGGCGCGCTGCTGGGATACGTCAGCGTCTACCACCTGATCGCCGACGACGCGGACGCGCGCGATCGGGGAGCGCGCCGGGCGCGGCTGGTCCGCAGGCTCACCGACGTCGTCGCCGACATCAACGCCGAGCTGGAGCTGCCGGCCGTCCTGGACCGCATCGCTGCGAGCCTCACCGAGCTCACCGGGGCGGACGCCGGCGGCTTCGTGCTGATCGAGGACGAGCGCCTGCGCCTGGTCAGCGCGCACGGGCTGCCGGGCAGGCTCAAGGGCGCCACCGCCGACCTGCGCAGCAGCCTGGTCGGCAAGCTGCTGCGCACGGGCAAGACCGTCCTGCTGGAGACCAACGACCGCACCGCCCTCGACGAGCTGATCTGGTCGGAGCTGCCCGGCCTGCACACCATCGCGCTCGGTGTCGCCGCCGTGGGCGGACGGCCGTACGGGGCGTTGTACGCGCTGTTCGCCGAGGGGACGGCCGGGCACATCGAGCTGGAACTGCTCGAACTGCTCGCCGGGCACGCCGGCATCGCCCTCGGCAACGCGATGGCCTACCAGGACGCCGTACGGCAGCGCGCCCACGAGCGCGCCGTCGTGGACGCGAGCGCCGACGGCATCGCGGTGCTCGACGACCTCGGCCTCGTCCGGCAGTGGAACCCGGCCGCCGAGGAGCTGACCGGCGTGCGCGCCCGCGACGTGATCGGCGGGCGCCCGCCGTTCCCGCTGCCCGCGCCGGGGCAGAAGCTGACCACCCAGCTCGCCACCGGACGCTGGCTGGACGTGGTCAGCGCGGAGATCGTCGAGACCGGCGAGATCGTCGTGGACTTCCGCGACGTCACCCGCGCCAAGGAGCTGGAGGAGGCCAAGGATCTCTTCCTGGCCACCACCAGCCACGAGCTGCGCACGCCGATCACCGTGGTGCAGGGGTTCGCCCACACCCTGGACGCCCGCTGGGACAAGTTGTCGGACGCCGAACGCCGCTCGGCCGTGCGGACGATCGCCGAACGGTCGCGGGCGCTCGGCCAGCTCATGGACCACCTGCTGCTCGGCGCCCGCGCCGGTGCCGAGGAGCTGAAGGTGCGTGTGGAGAGCTTCGACCTCGGCGAACGGGCGCGGGCGGCCACGCTGGGGCTGCCGGTGCTCTCCGACCGGCACCGCGTGGAGGTCGAGATCCCCGCCGACCTGCCGTGGGTGGACGGCGACGCGCTGGCCACCGACATCCTGCTCGGGCAGTTGCTGGAGAACGCGTTCAAGTACTCGCCGGACGGCGGGCTGATCCGGGTGGTCGCCTGGCGGGAGACCGACCTCGTCGTCCTGGTCGTGGACGACGAGGGGGTGGGCATCCCGCCGGACGACCGCGAGCGGGTGTTCGAGCGGTTCGTCCAGGCCGACAGCGGGGACCGGCGCCGGTTCGGCGGCGTCGGCCTCGGGCTCTACATCGCCAGGAGCCTGGCGCGGGCCCAGGGCGGCGAACTGACCGCGCATTCCCGCCTTGGTGGAGGGACCCGAATGAGATTCGTCCTACGTACCGCTCCCGCCTATATCGGATCCGACACACCGAACCGGTAA
- a CDS encoding glycosyltransferase family 2 protein codes for MSDPSVRPDTAVIIPAKDEADRIAATVTAALAIPGVDLVVVVDDGSFDATGRVAKAAGARVVRHSRNRGKAAAMETGAEAVRLLDNDPPRPARRAASGESDQSGPAPESVLRGGDQTTPGSGAVPGEAVVAGGEPDAVVGSASGEAATSSDARKAAGRPPRHLLFLDADLGDTARAAAPLIEPVRAGVADMTIATFVTRVKLGGHGMVVRLAREGIRRACGWEATQPLNGQRCLTRAAFEAARPLAYGFGVETGLTIDLIRKGFRVQEVGVDMAHRATGTDWRAQFHRARQLRDVALALTTRDPLITPLKPPRRHAG; via the coding sequence ATGAGCGACCCATCCGTACGGCCCGACACCGCGGTCATCATCCCCGCCAAGGATGAGGCCGACCGCATCGCCGCGACGGTCACCGCCGCGCTCGCCATACCCGGGGTCGATCTCGTCGTGGTCGTGGACGACGGCTCGTTCGACGCCACCGGCAGGGTCGCCAAGGCCGCCGGCGCCCGCGTCGTGCGCCACAGCCGCAACCGCGGCAAGGCCGCCGCCATGGAAACCGGCGCCGAGGCCGTCCGTCTCCTGGACAACGACCCTCCCCGCCCCGCCCGGAGAGCCGCCTCCGGCGAGAGCGACCAGTCGGGTCCCGCCCCGGAGTCCGTCCTCCGCGGCGGCGACCAGACCACCCCTGGCTCAGGGGCCGTACCCGGTGAGGCCGTCGTCGCGGGCGGCGAGCCGGACGCCGTCGTGGGGTCTGCCTCCGGCGAGGCCGCCACCTCCTCGGACGCTCGGAAGGCCGCGGGACGACCGCCCCGGCACCTGCTCTTCCTCGACGCCGATCTCGGTGACACGGCCCGTGCCGCGGCCCCGCTGATCGAACCCGTCCGTGCCGGCGTCGCGGACATGACCATCGCCACGTTCGTCACCCGCGTCAAGCTCGGCGGCCACGGCATGGTCGTCCGCCTCGCCCGCGAGGGGATCCGGCGCGCCTGCGGCTGGGAGGCCACCCAGCCGCTCAACGGCCAGCGCTGCCTCACCAGGGCCGCCTTCGAGGCCGCGCGCCCGCTGGCGTACGGCTTCGGCGTCGAGACCGGGCTCACCATCGACCTCATCCGCAAGGGTTTCCGCGTCCAGGAGGTCGGGGTCGACATGGCCCACCGCGCCACCGGCACCGACTGGCGCGCCCAGTTCCACCGAGCCCGCCAACTCCGCGACGTGGCCCTGGCCCTGACGACCCGCGACCCCCTCATAACCCCCCTGAAACCCCCACGCCGTCACGCCGGCTGA
- a CDS encoding sensor histidine kinase, whose protein sequence is MILQIVAVTGGLGLVIAALGLALLWVLRGRSIGITLAVVAVVTVAATLAGVVAITIEMVIDGHPKDVVLTVVAIAGLVGLGVALVVARRLVAVSRGLVAAVEAVSPSRDFVPPPGRLPAELQTISEALDQAYRRLREGRERERALEGARRELVAWVSHDLRTPLAGMRAMVEALEDGVVRDPRTVSRYHEQIRLEVDRLSHMVDDLFELSRIHAGALRLAPRRVGLGDLVADVLAGVEALAGARKVRLAAEAGPALPIRADAEELGRALRNLVVNAIRHTPEDGTVVVRAVADDEVVRLSVADCCGGIPEADLPRVFDVAFRGETARSPGRDRGAGLGLAIARGIVEAHEGAIAVVNEGPGCRFEISLPLSGGPLAGPV, encoded by the coding sequence GTGATCCTCCAGATCGTCGCCGTCACCGGCGGCCTCGGGCTGGTCATCGCCGCGCTCGGCCTGGCGCTGCTGTGGGTCCTGCGCGGGCGCTCCATCGGCATCACCCTCGCCGTCGTCGCGGTCGTGACCGTCGCCGCCACGCTCGCCGGGGTCGTCGCCATCACCATCGAGATGGTCATCGACGGCCACCCCAAGGACGTCGTCCTCACCGTCGTCGCCATCGCCGGGCTCGTCGGGCTCGGCGTCGCGCTGGTCGTGGCCCGGCGGCTGGTCGCCGTCAGCCGCGGGCTCGTCGCCGCCGTGGAGGCCGTCTCCCCGTCCCGGGACTTCGTCCCGCCCCCCGGCAGGCTCCCCGCGGAGCTCCAGACCATCTCCGAGGCCCTGGACCAGGCCTACCGGCGCCTGCGCGAGGGCCGTGAGCGGGAAAGGGCCCTGGAGGGCGCACGGCGCGAGCTCGTCGCCTGGGTCAGCCACGACCTGCGCACCCCGCTCGCCGGCATGCGCGCCATGGTCGAGGCCCTGGAGGACGGCGTCGTGCGCGACCCGCGCACCGTCAGCCGCTACCACGAGCAGATCCGGCTGGAGGTCGACCGCCTGTCCCACATGGTGGACGATCTGTTCGAGCTCTCCCGCATCCACGCCGGCGCCCTGCGGCTCGCCCCGCGGCGCGTCGGCCTCGGCGACCTCGTGGCCGACGTGCTCGCCGGCGTGGAGGCCCTGGCCGGCGCCAGGAAGGTGCGCCTGGCCGCGGAGGCGGGCCCGGCGCTCCCGATCCGCGCCGACGCCGAGGAACTCGGCCGCGCGCTGCGCAACCTGGTCGTCAACGCGATCCGGCACACCCCCGAGGACGGCACCGTGGTCGTCCGTGCCGTGGCCGACGACGAGGTGGTACGCCTGTCGGTCGCCGACTGCTGCGGCGGGATCCCCGAGGCCGACCTACCACGCGTCTTCGACGTGGCCTTCCGAGGGGAGACCGCGAGGTCCCCTGGCCGCGATCGGGGTGCGGGGCTCGGCCTGGCCATCGCGCGCGGCATCGTCGAGGCGCACGAAGGCGCCATCGCGGTCGTCAACGAGGGGCCGGGATGCCGCTTCGAGATCAGCCTGCCCCTCTCCGGCGGCCCGCTCGCCGGGCCCGTCTGA
- a CDS encoding DUF6412 domain-containing protein, with amino-acid sequence MSAFHTTVALVAQLLAGQTGPAALTAVGLVGVTLLVLAWALGRPAHVPAVTIGGRGRPRAAHAVFVRLRHPAAPGRPRPRAPSAGPALV; translated from the coding sequence ATGAGCGCCTTCCACACCACCGTCGCGCTGGTCGCGCAGCTTCTCGCCGGGCAGACAGGCCCGGCGGCGCTCACGGCCGTCGGTCTCGTGGGAGTCACGCTTCTCGTCCTCGCCTGGGCCCTCGGGCGGCCGGCCCACGTCCCGGCCGTCACGATCGGCGGCCGTGGCCGCCCCCGCGCCGCGCACGCCGTGTTCGTCCGGCTGCGCCATCCGGCCGCTCCCGGCCGTCCGAGGCCCAGAGCACCATCGGCAGGTCCCGCGCTCGTCTGA
- a CDS encoding ATP-binding protein, with translation MLLPYAPTSVAVARQCLSADLEECGVFATAIEDAVLVVSELLSNALRHAHPLPSGQIKATWDWADDHLEVTVSDGGATTEPRAARPALSSLGGRGLGIVEFLAERWGVRHDEEMTTVWAVLHAPVGVLNSQVRTPEIGALHECG, from the coding sequence GTGCTGTTGCCGTATGCGCCGACCAGCGTCGCCGTCGCACGCCAGTGTCTCAGCGCCGATCTCGAGGAGTGCGGGGTGTTCGCCACCGCCATAGAGGACGCCGTCCTCGTGGTGAGCGAACTGCTGAGCAATGCGCTCCGTCACGCCCATCCCCTCCCGTCCGGCCAGATCAAGGCCACATGGGACTGGGCGGACGACCACCTCGAGGTCACGGTGAGTGACGGAGGGGCGACCACGGAGCCGCGCGCGGCGCGGCCGGCGCTCTCCTCGCTCGGCGGGCGCGGGCTCGGCATCGTCGAGTTCCTCGCGGAGCGCTGGGGCGTGCGCCACGACGAAGAGATGACCACTGTTTGGGCGGTTCTCCACGCTCCAGTGGGAGTCCTTAATTCACAAGTGAGAACGCCCGAAATAGGGGCACTACACGAGTGCGGCTAG
- a CDS encoding YidC/Oxa1 family membrane protein insertase — MSGISTLFDAVLDAAYRLIDALGSLTGAAFAIILVTLAVRLLLLPLSIRQAKAHKARLRVAPKVEALRQRYARDPERMILETRKLYAAEGTSMFAGIGPALAQTPFVMVIYRVFVSATIAGHPNLLLAQSALGVPLGDHFAAAVAGGGLFGPPALVFLGLFALLTVLAYVTSRRMGDVRPRALRFMPFGTVLFAAFLPLAAGLYLVVSTAWTAAERAILYPKPA, encoded by the coding sequence ATGTCCGGTATATCCACACTTTTCGATGCCGTCCTCGACGCCGCCTACCGCCTCATCGACGCCCTCGGCTCCCTCACCGGAGCGGCGTTCGCGATCATCCTGGTCACCCTCGCCGTCCGCCTGCTCCTGCTGCCGCTGAGCATCCGGCAGGCGAAGGCGCACAAGGCCCGCCTGCGGGTGGCGCCGAAGGTCGAGGCGCTGCGGCAGCGGTACGCGCGCGACCCCGAGCGCATGATCCTTGAGACCAGGAAGCTGTACGCGGCCGAGGGCACGTCCATGTTCGCGGGAATCGGCCCGGCGCTGGCGCAGACCCCGTTCGTCATGGTGATCTACCGCGTGTTCGTGTCCGCCACGATCGCCGGGCACCCGAACCTGCTGCTCGCCCAGAGCGCCCTCGGCGTGCCGCTGGGCGACCACTTCGCCGCGGCGGTCGCGGGCGGCGGCCTCTTCGGCCCGCCCGCGCTGGTCTTCCTGGGGCTGTTCGCCCTGCTCACGGTGCTCGCCTACGTGACGTCGCGGCGCATGGGCGACGTACGGCCGCGGGCCCTGCGGTTCATGCCGTTCGGCACCGTGCTGTTCGCCGCCTTCCTGCCCTTGGCGGCGGGTCTGTACCTGGTGGTGAGCACGGCGTGGACCGCGGCGGAGCGCGCGATCCTGTACCCGAAACCGGCCTGA